A part of Bdellovibrionales bacterium genomic DNA contains:
- a CDS encoding tryptophan--tRNA ligase: protein MSSSKIVLTGVKPTGQPHIGNYLGAIRPALAMAKEPNTRSFFFIADYHSLINTHDAKVLNEMVYEVAATWLACGLDVKSTVFYRQSDVPEVFELNWILSCFSAKGLMNRAHAYKAKLAENQEAGKEDLDFGVSMGLFSYPILMAADILMFGTHKVPVGEDQIQHVEIARDIAQKLNRTYNSEVLVVPESVLQKESKLVPGLDGRKMSKSYGNTIPLFSDEKVLRKLVMKIKTDSSGPDEPKDPDKSLVFDLFKEFARPEQIAELRQSYLSGISWGNAKEALFQAINSRLKGPRERYNELMAHPEEIDRLLRIGGDEAREIASQRLKDVRKIIGLEH from the coding sequence ATGTCCAGTTCCAAAATTGTTTTAACCGGAGTCAAGCCCACGGGACAGCCCCATATCGGAAACTATTTGGGAGCTATTCGACCTGCATTAGCCATGGCTAAAGAGCCCAACACAAGATCCTTTTTTTTTATTGCAGATTATCACTCTCTCATTAACACCCATGATGCAAAAGTCTTAAATGAAATGGTTTACGAAGTTGCCGCAACTTGGCTTGCTTGCGGTCTCGATGTGAAATCGACGGTGTTTTACCGCCAGTCTGACGTACCTGAAGTTTTCGAACTCAATTGGATCCTTTCTTGTTTTTCTGCGAAGGGCCTTATGAATCGGGCGCACGCTTACAAAGCCAAGCTAGCCGAAAATCAAGAAGCCGGAAAGGAGGATTTGGATTTTGGAGTGAGCATGGGTCTTTTTTCATATCCTATCCTGATGGCTGCCGATATTTTGATGTTTGGGACTCATAAAGTGCCTGTTGGTGAGGACCAGATTCAGCATGTGGAAATTGCTCGTGACATCGCACAGAAGCTGAATCGAACTTACAATTCAGAAGTTTTGGTGGTTCCAGAAAGTGTGCTTCAGAAGGAGTCAAAACTTGTACCGGGCTTGGACGGCCGCAAAATGAGCAAGAGTTATGGCAATACGATCCCTTTGTTTTCCGATGAGAAAGTATTGCGTAAGCTTGTGATGAAAATTAAAACTGATAGCTCTGGTCCGGATGAGCCCAAAGATCCGGACAAGAGTTTGGTCTTTGATCTTTTCAAGGAATTTGCGAGACCTGAGCAGATTGCTGAACTTCGTCAGTCTTATCTGAGCGGAATTTCCTGGGGTAATGCAAAAGAAGCTCTCTTTCAGGCTATTAATTCCAGACTCAAAGGTCCAAGAGAAAGATACAATGAGCTTATGGCCCATCCTGAAGAAATTGACCGCTTGCTTCGAATCGGCGGCGATGAAGCTCGCGAAATTGCGAGTCAAAGATTGAAAGATGTTCGTAAAATCATTGGTCTTGAGCATTAG
- a CDS encoding TldD/PmbA family protein has product MSHSLIRAQLEPSLEQAQAVWIKAYSHLKEVSKGGWYPSLVIERRYKRDFSVNSKSEAMSERLSEGIVVRIFDGVTLFEEASHDLSEASVLEMVRKLDERVRLQGQAGGQGEKVRVYRPPTWAERLQVALDPEITQQIPAGVNQQTWVHFGTPQSQELWKTNDEVMKFTRDNFDRLREAEATLPNSHASKNPDFFQVRTSLEKLDFVFIDEQTRMSQSLLRNSLVVAVIKAGERGHCVQGGLGGRETLEMSDQEMLGAYEKLRKSLNAEKIQPGRYKVLMNPSITGVFAHEAFGHSQEGDTWARGRSKARELYESKEKVGNQHATIINNPAVYRNGPDFFSAWGSYYFDEEGWLAQEHCLVKEGVLQNPMTHLISAVRLDVPRTANGKRESWTHGIYTRQTNTYFSAGEKTFAELIAMVDYGFFADVAFGGMEDPKGMGIQVGMAYVEEIKDGALTGRTFKAPNGGAIQMTGYVPDYLGSIIAKSKIEAHREEVDESQHPWNEVGGCGKYHKEYVAAGCGGPYMLVDKVLLS; this is encoded by the coding sequence ATGTCTCATAGTCTGATTCGCGCTCAGCTTGAACCAAGTCTAGAACAGGCTCAGGCTGTTTGGATTAAAGCATATAGTCATCTGAAGGAGGTTTCGAAGGGGGGATGGTATCCTTCTCTTGTTATTGAGCGGCGCTATAAGCGAGATTTTTCGGTCAATAGCAAGTCGGAGGCGATGTCGGAGAGGTTGAGCGAGGGGATCGTGGTCCGAATCTTTGACGGAGTGACTCTATTTGAGGAGGCGAGCCATGATTTATCAGAAGCCTCAGTTTTGGAAATGGTTCGCAAGCTGGACGAACGGGTCCGTCTTCAAGGGCAGGCGGGTGGGCAGGGAGAGAAAGTTCGTGTCTATCGGCCGCCAACATGGGCGGAGCGTTTGCAAGTAGCTCTAGATCCCGAAATAACTCAACAAATACCGGCAGGGGTTAACCAACAAACCTGGGTTCATTTCGGTACGCCTCAAAGTCAGGAGCTCTGGAAAACCAATGATGAGGTTATGAAGTTCACTCGAGATAACTTTGATCGTCTGCGCGAGGCTGAGGCGACTTTGCCTAACAGCCATGCTTCAAAAAATCCTGATTTTTTCCAGGTGAGAACGAGTTTGGAAAAATTAGATTTTGTATTTATCGATGAACAGACTCGGATGAGCCAGAGTTTATTGCGAAACAGCCTGGTTGTTGCAGTTATCAAAGCCGGCGAAAGGGGTCATTGTGTTCAAGGTGGACTTGGCGGCCGAGAGACCCTTGAGATGAGTGATCAGGAAATGTTGGGGGCCTACGAAAAGTTGAGAAAGAGCTTGAACGCGGAGAAGATTCAGCCGGGACGTTATAAGGTTCTCATGAATCCTTCTATTACAGGTGTTTTTGCACACGAAGCTTTTGGTCATTCCCAGGAGGGAGACACTTGGGCGCGCGGTCGTTCGAAAGCTCGAGAGCTGTATGAGAGCAAGGAAAAGGTAGGAAATCAACATGCCACAATTATTAACAATCCGGCTGTCTACCGAAATGGACCCGACTTCTTTTCGGCCTGGGGATCTTATTATTTTGATGAAGAGGGTTGGTTGGCGCAGGAACATTGTTTAGTTAAAGAAGGAGTTCTTCAGAATCCCATGACCCACTTGATCTCGGCGGTGCGTTTGGATGTTCCACGCACAGCCAATGGTAAGAGAGAAAGCTGGACTCATGGAATCTATACTCGTCAAACAAACACCTATTTCTCTGCCGGCGAAAAAACGTTTGCGGAGCTAATTGCCATGGTCGATTATGGATTTTTTGCGGACGTGGCTTTTGGAGGAATGGAAGATCCAAAGGGTATGGGCATCCAGGTAGGAATGGCCTATGTGGAAGAGATCAAAGATGGAGCCTTGACTGGGCGTACTTTCAAAGCTCCGAACGGCGGTGCCATCCAGATGACTGGTTATGTTCCCGATTACCTAGGATCCATCATAGCAAAATCGAAAATTGAAGCACATCGAGAGGAAGTTGATGAGTCTCAGCATCCCTGGAATGAAGTGGGAGGCTGTGGAAAGTACCACAAAGAATATGTGGCGGCTGGTTGCGGCGGTCCTTATATGTTGGTGGATAAGGTTTTACTAAGTTAA
- the lpdA gene encoding dihydrolipoyl dehydrogenase, with protein sequence MSDTFDLVVIGSGPGGYVGAIRAAQLGLKVAVVEKNPTLGGTCLNVGCIPSKALLDSSEHFLAARTEFLHHGIKLDGVSLDLPTMMARKSKIVSDLTGGIAFLFKKNKIASLEGLGRLISANEVEITDKSGKKNLVQAKNIMLATGSIPNELPFLKFNGKTVVSSTEALCLPTVPQKLVVVGGGVIGLELGSVWLRLGSEVTIIEYTGKICGGMDTKLSKRLEQILTKQGMKFIMEAKVSGAETAPSPSRTLVKYERLKDQSQSSVEADVVLVATGRRPYSDGLNLEGLGIKTDNRGVVQIDDHFRTNVPNIYAVGDLVRGPMLAHKAEEEGVAVAEIIAGQAGHVNYNTLPGVIYTWPEFASVGKTEEELQTLGIKFKVGTFPFTANGRAKALGCTEGMAKVLADEKTDQILGVHILGPRASDLIAEAVVAMEFSASSEDLARSFHAHPTLPEVLREAALAVDSRARQM encoded by the coding sequence ATGTCAGACACATTTGATTTGGTGGTGATTGGTTCAGGCCCTGGTGGCTATGTCGGGGCCATACGAGCAGCTCAATTGGGCCTTAAGGTGGCTGTTGTTGAGAAAAATCCAACACTCGGCGGAACCTGCCTCAACGTCGGCTGCATTCCGTCAAAAGCATTGCTTGATTCCAGCGAACACTTTTTGGCCGCTCGCACAGAATTCTTGCACCATGGGATTAAGCTTGATGGAGTGAGCCTCGACCTCCCCACGATGATGGCAAGAAAAAGTAAAATCGTGAGTGACCTGACAGGCGGGATCGCTTTTCTTTTTAAAAAAAATAAGATCGCCTCACTCGAAGGACTAGGGCGTCTAATCAGCGCAAACGAAGTCGAAATCACAGACAAGAGCGGGAAGAAAAATCTCGTTCAAGCGAAAAATATCATGCTCGCAACAGGGAGCATACCCAACGAACTGCCTTTTTTGAAGTTCAACGGCAAAACAGTGGTCTCCTCCACTGAGGCTCTCTGTCTTCCTACAGTGCCTCAAAAACTTGTGGTCGTGGGAGGAGGAGTGATTGGGCTGGAGCTGGGCTCGGTGTGGCTTCGTCTTGGCTCTGAAGTGACGATCATTGAGTACACAGGAAAGATTTGCGGAGGCATGGACACCAAGCTCAGCAAACGCCTCGAGCAAATTCTCACCAAACAAGGAATGAAATTTATCATGGAGGCCAAGGTCTCAGGCGCTGAGACAGCTCCTTCTCCATCACGAACTTTGGTCAAATACGAACGACTCAAAGACCAGAGTCAAAGTTCAGTCGAAGCCGATGTTGTTCTCGTCGCTACTGGACGCCGACCCTACTCGGATGGTTTAAATCTTGAAGGACTGGGGATCAAAACAGATAATCGAGGAGTGGTCCAAATTGATGACCATTTTCGCACGAATGTTCCCAATATTTACGCGGTCGGAGATCTCGTCCGCGGTCCCATGCTCGCTCACAAAGCCGAAGAAGAGGGCGTCGCTGTCGCCGAAATAATTGCGGGACAAGCAGGGCACGTCAATTACAACACTCTCCCTGGGGTGATTTACACTTGGCCTGAATTTGCAAGCGTCGGAAAAACTGAAGAAGAACTGCAGACACTTGGAATCAAATTTAAAGTCGGGACTTTCCCCTTTACGGCCAATGGTCGGGCAAAAGCACTGGGATGCACAGAAGGCATGGCAAAGGTCCTTGCCGACGAGAAAACAGATCAAATCCTTGGAGTTCATATTCTCGGGCCCCGCGCCAGTGATTTGATTGCGGAAGCGGTTGTGGCAATGGAGTTTTCTGCTTCGTCCGAAGATCTTGCCCGGAGCTTCCATGCTCACCCGACTCTTCCTGAAGTTCTTCGAGAGGCGGCCCTGGCCGTAGACAGTCGAGCTCGGCAGATGTGA
- a CDS encoding MltA domain-containing protein — protein sequence MKSGRSPYAVLEWQIRLAIFACLFFSCARLQVKDRSLAMRPLKKSDQILKQLEEGSELKGLRQALQEQLAHWDLQLGRLKGSEREDYLRSDMIFGPTRMPLSQYRQGLMRLFDFIGDSSTSAEGLRNYIDSNFDFYEVYGGANGWGSVLVTGYFEPLLKGFRRPQGNYTQPLYLTPKNLVTVRFDLFTEVIPSLADWRQRFFEQSVALYSLRGQVKAPSGDSLVQEIVPFPDRRQIDGEGVLKGQGLEICYVDPIEAFFLQIQGSGRVVMEDGSFLHLTYAAQNGHAYYPIGKDLLHLIPKEQITFQKIVSHLQGLADPQRNELLFKNPSYVFFRKSPQNRGITFQGTPVADGRTIATDKSLFPKGAMAVLEFERPIFEEGEDQYPSSWSIEKRIVFDQDTGGAIRGPGRVDLFWGSGKEAEKMAGV from the coding sequence ATGAAAAGTGGTCGGTCGCCATATGCGGTTTTAGAGTGGCAAATTCGTTTAGCCATTTTTGCGTGCCTATTTTTTTCCTGCGCAAGATTACAGGTGAAGGATCGGTCTTTGGCCATGAGGCCTCTCAAGAAAAGCGATCAGATACTAAAGCAATTGGAGGAGGGCAGCGAATTGAAGGGGTTGAGGCAGGCCCTACAGGAGCAGCTCGCTCACTGGGATCTCCAGTTGGGCCGATTGAAGGGCTCAGAAAGAGAAGACTACCTTCGTTCTGATATGATATTTGGTCCGACGCGCATGCCTCTCTCTCAATATCGTCAAGGATTGATGCGATTATTTGATTTTATTGGGGACAGCTCGACTTCGGCTGAGGGACTGCGAAATTATATCGACTCCAATTTTGACTTTTATGAGGTTTATGGAGGGGCAAATGGATGGGGAAGCGTTTTGGTTACAGGTTATTTTGAACCCCTTCTAAAGGGATTTAGGCGTCCGCAGGGAAACTACACTCAGCCCTTGTATCTTACTCCCAAAAATCTGGTTACAGTCAGATTCGATCTTTTCACCGAAGTGATTCCATCTCTTGCTGACTGGCGGCAGCGCTTCTTTGAACAGAGTGTGGCCCTTTATTCTTTGCGAGGCCAGGTAAAGGCTCCTTCCGGTGATTCTTTGGTTCAGGAAATTGTGCCATTTCCGGATCGTCGTCAGATTGACGGTGAGGGCGTTTTAAAGGGGCAGGGGCTGGAGATCTGTTACGTTGATCCGATCGAGGCTTTTTTTCTTCAAATTCAGGGTTCCGGAAGAGTTGTCATGGAAGATGGTTCGTTTCTTCATCTGACCTACGCTGCCCAAAATGGGCATGCTTACTATCCTATCGGCAAAGATCTCTTGCACCTCATTCCAAAGGAGCAAATAACTTTCCAAAAGATAGTGTCTCACTTGCAGGGACTTGCCGACCCTCAGAGAAATGAATTGCTGTTCAAGAATCCAAGTTATGTCTTTTTTAGGAAATCGCCGCAGAATCGGGGCATCACCTTTCAGGGAACGCCAGTCGCTGATGGAAGAACAATTGCGACGGATAAGAGTTTGTTTCCGAAAGGGGCAATGGCCGTTCTAGAGTTTGAAAGGCCCATTTTTGAGGAAGGTGAAGATCAATATCCTTCTTCATGGTCAATTGAGAAGCGCATTGTGTTTGACCAAGACACGGGTGGCGCTATTCGCGGGCCCGGACGAGTAGACTTGTTCTGGGGTTCTGGGAAGGAGGCAGAGAAAATGGCGGGAGTCTGA
- the odhB gene encoding 2-oxoglutarate dehydrogenase complex dihydrolipoyllysine-residue succinyltransferase: protein MKIEIKVPAVGESITEATISEWKKKNGETVKRDDVLLVLETDKASVEVVAESDGVLATKVQEGETVQIGSIIGTIDTEGSPRSDSTQTGKTTSSAAPSPAGPTPAAANGNGNGNGHRSSAGNPSSPHLSPAVRKIVSEKGIDSASLGSGSGKGGRLTKGDVLEVAQTGHPGKMDATLSERTSTQSTLAAPLPLPQSKAKASGDVKRVPMSKLRQTIARRLVEAQHTAAILTTFNEIDMTAVMALRAKYKDSFKEKHGVSLGFMGFFVKATVAALKAFPQVNSEIEGTSVLYKDFINMGIAVSTEKGLLVPVIRDADQLSIAEIELAIRHYALKARDGKISLDDLADGTFTISNGGVFGSLMSTPILNPPQSGILGLHKIEDRPMAVNGKIEIRSMMYVALSYDHRIVDGRESVSFLVKIKEGMEDPSRLLLDL, encoded by the coding sequence GTGAAAATTGAAATAAAAGTTCCTGCCGTAGGCGAATCAATTACCGAAGCCACAATTTCAGAATGGAAAAAGAAAAACGGAGAAACTGTTAAGCGCGATGACGTGCTCCTTGTCCTTGAAACAGACAAGGCCAGCGTTGAAGTCGTTGCAGAAAGTGACGGCGTGCTTGCAACAAAGGTTCAAGAGGGAGAGACCGTACAGATTGGCTCCATTATCGGAACAATAGATACAGAGGGAAGCCCTCGCTCCGATTCGACCCAAACTGGAAAAACCACATCTTCGGCCGCTCCTTCCCCAGCCGGACCAACTCCGGCGGCGGCCAATGGCAACGGAAATGGAAATGGTCACAGAAGCTCTGCGGGAAACCCTTCCTCTCCTCACTTAAGTCCAGCGGTGCGCAAAATTGTGAGCGAAAAAGGAATCGATTCCGCCTCTCTTGGAAGCGGTAGCGGCAAAGGAGGTCGTCTCACAAAGGGGGATGTTTTAGAGGTCGCACAGACTGGCCATCCAGGAAAGATGGATGCCACTTTGAGCGAAAGGACATCGACGCAATCCACGCTCGCAGCGCCCCTCCCTCTTCCGCAATCCAAAGCAAAAGCCAGTGGCGATGTAAAACGTGTACCAATGTCAAAACTTCGCCAAACAATCGCTCGGCGATTGGTTGAGGCCCAACACACAGCTGCAATTCTCACAACCTTTAATGAAATCGATATGACAGCAGTGATGGCCCTGCGGGCGAAATACAAAGATTCGTTCAAAGAGAAACACGGAGTCAGCCTTGGATTTATGGGATTTTTTGTGAAAGCCACTGTGGCTGCACTCAAGGCCTTTCCGCAAGTGAATTCTGAAATCGAAGGAACTTCAGTCCTTTATAAGGATTTCATCAATATGGGGATCGCTGTCAGCACTGAGAAGGGGCTTCTCGTTCCGGTGATTCGCGATGCTGATCAACTTTCGATAGCCGAAATCGAATTGGCCATTCGACATTACGCTCTCAAGGCGCGAGACGGAAAGATTTCCTTGGATGATTTGGCTGATGGCACTTTCACGATATCGAACGGTGGAGTTTTTGGCTCCCTGATGTCCACACCCATTCTCAATCCACCACAAAGTGGAATTCTTGGACTCCACAAAATTGAAGATCGACCCATGGCCGTTAATGGAAAAATTGAAATTCGATCCATGATGTATGTCGCTCTCTCCTATGATCATCGCATCGTGGATGGGCGCGAAAGTGTTAGTTTTCTCGTTAAAATCAAGGAAGGTATGGAAGACCCTTCACGCCTTCTACTTGATTTGTAA